The following are encoded in a window of Acropora muricata isolate sample 2 chromosome 6, ASM3666990v1, whole genome shotgun sequence genomic DNA:
- the LOC136919829 gene encoding ATP-binding cassette sub-family C member 4-like, translated as MSPYTAGVAAVFVVLVQGFLILTEWWLLQVTSEPHDPQLQTKNLFIFGGLAAGGMFLSFIRSAICLNTSITSSKNLHNSMLTAVLKAPVLFFDTNPDGRILNRFSRDIGIMDELLPDTFLDALLQILFVCGSLALSSILNPWVIFPAITSVVIFLLIARYYLRSARDLRRLEGVNRSPVLSQFSETLEGLVHIRAFNKQQEFLESLYRCQDAHNKTWFAIIATTRWNATQIDMICIVFVAFVVFLAILTNKDSGTSALSIVYVLHITIDMCQYAIRKWSEVENYMTSVERVITYTQIEGEPGYKNDHQPPDNWPQRGQVRINNLGLVYYQGGPKILKDLSFTIDSQEKIGIVGRTGAGKSSFVAALFRIPQPTGDVIIDDVNIASINIQSSRQAMAVITQNPVLFSASLRMNLDPFEEYDDKELWYAL; from the exons ATGTCTCCTTATACAGCTGGAGTCGCAGCCGTGTTTGTTGTTCTCGTACAAG GATTCCTCATACTAACTGAATGGTGGCTTCTACAAGTGACTTCCGAACCACACGACCCTCAGCTTCAAACCAAGAATTTGTTCATATTTGGTGGCTTGGCAGCTGGAGGCATGTTCTTGTCCTTCATCAGATCAGCCATTTGCTTAAACACATCGATAACGTCTTCCAAAAACCTTCACAACTCCATGCTGACAGCAGTATTGAAGGCGCCAGTTCTGTTCTTCGACACTAATCCTGATGGACGAATTTTGAACAGGTTTTCACGAGATATTGGCATCATGGACGAGCTGTTACCAGATACATTTTTAGACGCTCTCTTACAAATTCTGTTTGTATGTGGATCTCTCGCTCTTTCGTCCATTCTTAATCCCTGGGTTATTTTTCCGGCCATCACTTCTGTGGTGATATTTCTTTTAATCGCTCGCTATTACCTCAGGTCAGCTCGTGATCTGAGACGGTTGGAAGGAGTCAACAGAAGTCCAGTGTTGTCTCAATTTAGCGAAACGTTAGAAGGATTGGTGCATATCCGCGCATTcaataaacaacaagaattcCTGGAGTCATTGTACAG ATGCCAAGACGCTCACAACAAGACCTGGTTTGCCATCATAGCCACAACAAGATGGAATGCAACCCAAATTGACATGATCTGTATTGTCTTTGTCGCATTTGTGGTTTTCCTTGCTATTTTAACCAACAAAGACTCAG GTACCTCAGCTTTGTCCATTGTGTACGTTTTGCATATTACAATTGACATGTGTCAATATGCCATTAGAAAATGGTCAGAAGTCGAGAACTACATGACATCAGTTGAACGAGTCATCACTTACACGCAAATAGAGGGAGAGCCTGGCTACAAGAATGACCACCAGCCCCCTGATAACTGGCcacagcgcggtcaagtgaggATTAACAATTTAGGACTCGTCTACTATCAGGGCGGTCCAAAGATACTGAAAGATTTATCATTCACCATTGATTCCCAAGAGAAGATTGGAATTGTTGGCCGCACTGGCGCTGGCAAGTCCTCATTCGTCGCAGCTCTGTTTCGCATACCTCAACCGACAGGTGATGTCATTATTGACGACGTCAATATTGCTTCTATCAATATTCAAAGCTCTCGCCAAGCCATGGCAGTCATAACCCAGAACCCTGTCTTATTTAGCGCTTCACTTCGCATGAACTTGGATCCTTTTGAGGAGTACGACGACAAGGAGCTCTGGTATGCCCTTTAA